Proteins encoded by one window of Streptomyces uncialis:
- a CDS encoding FAD-dependent oxidoreductase → MADIGEGKRRAGTGLHADQLKGVGLVLGMNAVVLGGGMSGLMAAHVLAGHFERVTLVERDGGGSADPRRGVPQGWHPHVLALKAAPLLERLFQGLGEEFIASGGLRVGMLDQHRINYYGHQFRQSKSELETVWASRPFLEEGIRSRVRAHTNVTTRFGWEAVAPISGPPGRVTGVRIARIDDGEAEDLTAELVVDATGRGGRARGWLGEMGYEAPREDRVQVNLGYASRLVECAPDVLGHDRAIVVGPRLDRPRGFYFTVQEAGQWTMTVFGYGDHRPSVDPDRLMAQAEALAPPDVWEVIRSARVSPEVHSFQVPRTFRRRYDRLSRFPEGLLVTGDALAVLNPLYGTGIMSSAAYALVLQERLREGLDGIHRGFFRDAARVVLEPWLFSSLSDSFLPGVKGFRAPGSGVASWYLRRMVAAAQHDATVAAAFVRVAGALDSPLALARPAIMRRVIGPRKG, encoded by the coding sequence ATGGCCGATATCGGGGAGGGAAAGAGGCGAGCGGGCACCGGCTTGCATGCCGACCAACTGAAAGGGGTGGGGTTGGTGTTGGGGATGAATGCGGTGGTGCTGGGCGGCGGGATGAGCGGGTTGATGGCCGCGCATGTGCTGGCGGGTCATTTTGAGCGAGTGACGCTGGTGGAGCGTGATGGCGGCGGGAGCGCGGATCCACGGCGCGGCGTTCCACAGGGATGGCATCCGCATGTTCTCGCGTTGAAAGCGGCACCGCTGCTGGAGCGTTTGTTTCAGGGGCTCGGCGAGGAGTTCATCGCGAGCGGCGGGCTCCGCGTGGGGATGCTGGACCAGCATCGGATCAATTACTACGGCCATCAGTTCCGCCAGTCGAAGAGCGAACTGGAAACCGTGTGGGCGAGCAGGCCGTTTCTTGAGGAAGGGATTCGCTCAAGGGTACGCGCTCATACGAATGTGACGACGCGGTTCGGATGGGAGGCGGTGGCCCCGATCTCCGGCCCGCCCGGTCGGGTGACGGGGGTCAGAATCGCTCGTATCGACGACGGCGAGGCCGAGGATCTCACGGCGGAGCTGGTGGTCGACGCGACAGGCCGCGGAGGCCGCGCCCGGGGCTGGTTGGGCGAGATGGGATATGAGGCACCCCGGGAGGACCGGGTCCAGGTGAACCTGGGTTACGCGAGCCGGTTGGTGGAGTGCGCGCCGGACGTACTGGGCCACGATCGGGCGATCGTGGTGGGACCGAGGCTGGATCGCCCACGGGGCTTCTACTTCACCGTCCAGGAGGCGGGGCAGTGGACGATGACGGTCTTCGGCTACGGCGATCACCGTCCGAGCGTGGACCCCGACCGGTTGATGGCCCAGGCGGAGGCCCTGGCCCCTCCCGATGTGTGGGAGGTCATCCGGTCGGCGCGGGTGTCGCCCGAGGTGCATTCCTTCCAGGTGCCCAGGACCTTTCGGCGCCGCTACGACCGACTGTCACGTTTCCCCGAGGGGCTGTTGGTGACAGGGGACGCTCTGGCGGTCCTGAATCCCCTTTACGGTACGGGAATCATGTCTTCGGCAGCGTATGCGCTGGTTCTTCAAGAGCGGTTGCGTGAAGGGCTCGACGGTATCCATCGAGGATTCTTCCGGGACGCGGCGCGAGTGGTGCTCGAACCGTGGTTGTTCTCAAGCCTCTCCGACTCCTTCCTTCCTGGTGTGAAGGGCTTCCGGGCACCCGGTTCGGGAGTCGCTTCATGGTATCTGCGCCGTATGGTGGCGGCCGCGCAGCATGACGCGACGGTAGCGGCCGCATTCGTTCGCGTCGCGGGAGCGCTGGACAGTCCGCTGGCGTTGGCCCGGCCCGCGATCATGCGTCGGGTGATCGGACCGCGGAAGGGTTGA
- a CDS encoding GntR family transcriptional regulator — translation MTRAARTPRTSNSAGVIAERLRTSIRDGGLLPGTRLVQEKLATELKVSRIPLREAMHTLAAEGLIEVRPQRGMVVAELSHGEIAELFELRLQMEPHLADEIVRGCRDRDIDELQDLADEMRRQGGDAAGRASLNYEFHRRIYALSERRLTLRFVDQLLHLVEPYSRRWARSGHDLDRIDDEHQRMVDALRDRDAAALRHVITAHVEGARDHVMAAQRGE, via the coding sequence GTGACCCGAGCAGCACGGACCCCCCGCACGAGCAACAGCGCCGGCGTCATCGCCGAACGGCTACGCACCTCCATCCGCGACGGCGGACTGCTCCCGGGCACCCGTCTGGTGCAGGAGAAGCTCGCGACCGAGCTGAAGGTGAGCCGCATCCCCCTGCGCGAGGCCATGCACACGCTGGCCGCCGAGGGCCTGATCGAAGTGCGGCCGCAGCGCGGCATGGTCGTCGCCGAGCTCAGCCACGGCGAGATCGCCGAACTCTTCGAACTGCGCCTCCAGATGGAGCCGCACCTGGCCGACGAGATCGTGCGCGGCTGCCGCGACCGGGACATCGACGAACTCCAGGACCTCGCCGACGAGATGCGCCGCCAGGGCGGCGACGCCGCGGGCCGGGCCTCCCTCAACTACGAGTTCCACCGGCGTATCTACGCCCTCTCCGAGCGACGGCTCACCCTGCGCTTCGTCGACCAGCTGCTGCACCTCGTCGAGCCGTACAGCCGGCGCTGGGCGCGCTCGGGCCACGACCTCGACCGCATCGACGACGAACACCAGCGGATGGTCGACGCGCTGCGCGACCGTGACGCGGCGGCGCTGCGCCACGTGATCACGGCGCATGTCGAAGGCGCCCGCGATCACGTCATGGCCGCCCAGCGAGGCGAGTGA
- the lhgO gene encoding L-2-hydroxyglutarate oxidase, with amino-acid sequence MSRDVDVAVIGGGLLGLATARALLRARPDLSVTVLEKEAHWGAHQSGHNSNVIHSGLYYAPGSLKARLARAGGEEMIRYCEQHEVPVKRTGKLVVATSTSQLPGLDALAERGRANGVTVQRLSRAEFAEREPHVAGVAALSVADTAMTDFAQVCRALAAELNALGAQLRTRSPALSFTATADRTVIHTPGEELRARTLVNCAGLHSDKIATAAGDRPTVRIMPFRGEYAEIRPGRRGLVNNPVYPVPDPELPFLGVHITPMLDGSVHVGPNAVPALARQGYRWRDVDPRMVAELLRDPALRGLTRRFWRHGVTEISRSLIWPLFVRDVRRLVPEIESKDMRRHGSGVRAQAVTADGRLVDDFVISRTPRAVHVLNAPSPAATSSLRIGSRIAADVFEQLGHEDSARTVREESAAA; translated from the coding sequence ATGTCACGTGACGTCGACGTCGCCGTCATCGGAGGGGGGCTGCTCGGGCTCGCCACAGCCCGGGCGCTGCTGCGGGCCCGCCCGGATCTGTCCGTCACGGTCCTGGAGAAGGAGGCGCACTGGGGCGCCCACCAGTCCGGGCACAACAGCAACGTCATCCACAGCGGCCTGTACTACGCGCCCGGCTCCCTCAAGGCCCGGCTGGCCCGGGCCGGCGGGGAGGAGATGATCCGGTACTGCGAGCAGCACGAGGTGCCCGTCAAGCGCACCGGGAAGCTCGTGGTGGCCACGTCCACGTCCCAGCTCCCGGGACTGGACGCGCTCGCGGAGCGCGGCCGGGCGAACGGTGTCACGGTCCAGCGGCTGAGCCGCGCCGAGTTCGCCGAACGGGAACCGCATGTCGCGGGGGTCGCCGCGCTGTCGGTCGCCGACACCGCCATGACCGACTTCGCCCAGGTGTGCCGGGCGCTGGCGGCCGAGCTGAACGCACTCGGCGCCCAGCTGCGCACCCGGTCGCCGGCCCTCTCCTTCACCGCCACCGCGGACCGGACCGTGATCCACACCCCTGGTGAGGAACTGCGGGCCCGGACCCTCGTGAACTGCGCGGGCCTGCACAGCGACAAGATCGCGACGGCGGCCGGTGACCGCCCGACGGTACGGATCATGCCCTTCCGCGGCGAGTACGCCGAGATCAGGCCCGGCCGCCGAGGGCTGGTCAACAACCCCGTCTACCCCGTGCCCGACCCCGAGCTCCCCTTCCTCGGCGTGCACATCACCCCGATGCTCGACGGCTCCGTCCACGTGGGACCCAACGCCGTCCCCGCGCTGGCCCGTCAGGGCTACCGCTGGCGCGACGTCGACCCCCGTATGGTGGCCGAGCTGCTGCGGGACCCGGCGCTGCGCGGCCTCACCCGGCGCTTCTGGCGGCACGGGGTCACCGAGATCAGCCGCTCGCTGATCTGGCCGCTGTTCGTCCGCGATGTCCGCCGTCTGGTCCCGGAGATCGAGAGCAAGGACATGCGGCGGCACGGAAGCGGCGTCCGCGCGCAAGCCGTCACGGCGGACGGGCGACTGGTCGACGACTTCGTCATCAGCCGCACCCCGCGCGCCGTCCATGTGCTCAACGCGCCGTCACCCGCGGCCACATCGAGCCTGCGTATCGGAAGCCGGATCGCCGCCGACGTCTTCGAACAGCTCGGCCACGAGGATTCCGCCCGCACCGTACGCGAAGAGTCCGCCGCGGCCTGA
- a CDS encoding MFS transporter — protein MANAPHNPGPPPAVARRRVATATIVGSALEWYDFYLYASMAALVFGKIFFPQSDDAAGTMAAFATFAAGFLARPLGGIMFGHLADRIGRRNVLIITFVLMGISTGLIGLLPTYESVGVAAPIALVVLRIFQGLGAGAEYSSAAVVAYEHADENRRGRQGAWPALGLNLGLLLSSLTVTVLTSLDEEILLTWGWRVPFVASFALAGVGLWVRSRVPESPDFHQNKKEQEGSAQQLPFVTLLRKQRRGLLVVLAVSLGYNALSYIFKTFSLAYLSDFQDVSASVGAFGVTLASATAIVTVPLFGWASDRFGSRKVLACGGVASALFAFPFFVLLDTQNSVVIWVCLIIATGVLAPAMFAPQGAFLSRQFPADVRVSGVGTGRELGAALSGGLAPLAALAIVGASATNATWGVSLILIVGAVVVVIGAFFDQGTRPAASPAVRQDPDPEDRTPDRDDVPVRQAH, from the coding sequence ATGGCGAACGCCCCGCACAACCCCGGACCGCCTCCCGCCGTCGCGCGCCGCCGCGTCGCCACCGCCACCATCGTGGGCTCGGCGCTGGAGTGGTACGACTTCTATCTCTACGCCTCCATGGCCGCGCTGGTCTTCGGCAAGATCTTCTTCCCGCAGAGCGATGACGCGGCCGGCACCATGGCCGCTTTCGCGACCTTCGCGGCCGGATTCCTGGCCCGCCCGCTGGGCGGCATCATGTTCGGTCACCTCGCCGACCGCATCGGCCGACGGAACGTACTGATCATCACCTTCGTCCTGATGGGCATCTCCACAGGGCTGATCGGACTGCTGCCGACCTACGAGTCCGTCGGCGTCGCGGCGCCGATCGCCCTGGTGGTCCTGCGTATCTTCCAGGGTCTCGGAGCCGGGGCCGAGTACAGCAGCGCGGCGGTGGTCGCCTATGAGCACGCCGACGAGAACCGGCGCGGCCGGCAGGGCGCCTGGCCGGCCCTGGGACTCAACCTCGGACTGCTGCTGTCGTCGCTGACCGTCACGGTGCTCACCAGCCTGGACGAGGAGATACTCCTGACCTGGGGCTGGCGCGTCCCGTTCGTCGCGAGCTTCGCCCTCGCGGGCGTGGGCCTGTGGGTGCGCAGCCGCGTCCCCGAGTCACCCGACTTCCACCAGAACAAGAAGGAGCAGGAGGGCTCCGCCCAGCAGCTGCCGTTCGTCACCCTGCTGCGCAAGCAGCGACGCGGCCTCCTCGTGGTCCTGGCCGTCTCCTTGGGCTACAACGCCCTCAGCTACATCTTCAAGACCTTCTCCCTGGCCTATCTCTCGGACTTCCAGGACGTCTCGGCGAGCGTCGGGGCGTTCGGAGTCACCCTGGCCAGTGCCACCGCCATCGTCACCGTGCCGCTCTTCGGGTGGGCGAGCGACCGCTTCGGCAGCCGCAAGGTCCTCGCGTGCGGCGGCGTCGCCTCGGCGCTCTTCGCCTTCCCGTTCTTCGTGCTGCTCGACACCCAGAACTCGGTCGTGATCTGGGTGTGCCTGATCATCGCGACGGGCGTGCTGGCACCGGCCATGTTCGCCCCGCAAGGCGCCTTCCTCTCCCGGCAGTTCCCGGCGGACGTCCGGGTCAGCGGGGTCGGCACCGGACGGGAGCTCGGCGCGGCCCTCTCGGGCGGCCTGGCCCCGCTGGCGGCCCTGGCCATCGTCGGCGCCAGCGCGACCAACGCCACCTGGGGCGTCTCCCTCATCCTGATCGTCGGAGCCGTCGTGGTGGTCATCGGCGCCTTCTTCGACCAGGGCACCCGCCCGGCCGCCTCACCCGCCGTGCGACAGGACCCCGACCCGGAGGACCGGACCCCGGACCGGGACGACGTCCCCGTGCGCCAGGCCCACTGA
- a CDS encoding F0F1 ATP synthase subunit B family protein has product MGPLTPELADLVIALISFLTVFAIFTRVLLPRIEKVLKERDEAIDGTTARAADIEEEARRVRDQYRADLTAARQEAARLRQTAAEEGASLLAVLREEGQKEREKVVASARTQLEADRIIAEAELREATFALALELAGRIVGESVDDLPNARTIADDFFAELDEPEESLRT; this is encoded by the coding sequence ATGGGACCTCTGACGCCAGAGCTAGCCGACCTCGTCATCGCCCTGATCAGCTTCCTCACCGTCTTCGCGATCTTCACGCGGGTCCTTCTCCCCCGTATCGAGAAGGTCCTGAAAGAACGTGACGAGGCGATCGACGGCACGACCGCCCGAGCCGCCGACATCGAGGAGGAAGCACGCCGCGTCCGCGACCAGTACCGCGCCGATCTCACCGCCGCCCGCCAGGAAGCCGCCCGGCTCCGCCAGACCGCAGCCGAAGAAGGCGCCTCCCTCCTGGCCGTCCTGCGCGAGGAAGGACAGAAGGAGCGCGAAAAGGTCGTGGCATCGGCGAGGACACAGCTGGAAGCCGATCGGATCATCGCGGAAGCCGAACTGCGGGAAGCCACGTTCGCCCTGGCCCTTGAACTCGCGGGCCGCATCGTCGGTGAATCAGTCGACGACCTGCCGAACGCCCGTACCATCGCGGACGACTTCTTCGCCGAGCTCGACGAGCCGGAGGAATCTCTCAGGACCTGA
- a CDS encoding ABC transporter ATP-binding protein has translation MTPQAPTAAPLLSVNGLRKTYRLPGGGRLTAADDITFSVPAGGSLGIVGESGSGKTTVARMLVGLVSPDAGTVAVSGQLRAPRTPRGRKARLARARQIQMVFQDPYVSLDPRLTARQCVTTALRLHGRDAKAADGLLDQVGLGAREADAGPHRLSGGQRQRLAIARALAVEPRVLVLDEAVAALDVSIQAQILQLLGEIRDDTGVALVFVSHDLAVVHHITDEVVVMRHGTVVEQGPTADVLAGPRHPYTRLLLASVPRAGWDPADAVTARAAMV, from the coding sequence ATGACGCCCCAAGCGCCGACGGCCGCACCGCTGCTGAGCGTGAACGGACTGCGCAAGACCTACCGACTGCCCGGCGGAGGCCGTCTCACGGCGGCGGACGACATCACCTTCAGCGTCCCGGCGGGCGGCTCACTCGGGATCGTCGGCGAGTCCGGGTCCGGGAAGACCACCGTGGCCCGCATGCTGGTAGGGCTGGTGAGCCCGGACGCGGGCACCGTCGCCGTCTCCGGACAGCTCCGCGCCCCACGCACCCCGCGCGGCCGGAAGGCGCGGCTGGCACGGGCCCGGCAGATCCAGATGGTCTTCCAGGACCCCTATGTCTCGCTGGACCCCCGGCTCACCGCACGGCAGTGCGTCACCACTGCCCTGCGCCTTCACGGCCGGGACGCGAAGGCGGCCGACGGACTGCTCGACCAAGTGGGGCTCGGCGCCCGGGAAGCGGACGCCGGACCGCACCGCCTCTCGGGCGGCCAGCGTCAACGACTGGCCATCGCACGGGCACTGGCCGTCGAACCGCGGGTGCTCGTCCTCGACGAAGCGGTGGCCGCCCTGGACGTCTCCATCCAGGCACAGATCCTCCAGCTTCTGGGCGAGATCCGCGACGACACCGGGGTGGCCCTCGTCTTCGTCAGTCACGACCTCGCGGTCGTCCACCACATCACCGACGAGGTCGTGGTGATGCGGCACGGCACGGTGGTGGAACAAGGACCGACAGCGGATGTCCTCGCCGGACCCCGGCACCCCTACACGCGGCTGCTGCTGGCGTCGGTGCCGCGAGCCGGCTGGGACCCGGCCGACGCGGTCACGGCGCGAGCCGCCATGGTCTGA
- a CDS encoding ABC transporter ATP-binding protein, with amino-acid sequence MLLDIENLTLEYPGTARPVLNRVSLQVASGEVVGLVGESGSGKSTTAKAALRTHPGAAAVSGAVRVDGTDVLALTGEALRLHRARTVAMVHQDPRSALNPVRRVGDFLAERLSGTGLGGKAARTRAVELLGTVGIPDPRRRARQRPHELSGGMLQRVVIAGALAAGPKLLLADEATSALDVTTQAEILALLRTLRAERGLGLLFITHDLQLAAAYCDRVYVMYAGRIVEERPAGDLFDRPRHPYTKGLLACSPTLGASGREIRPIPGRPPSLADAFSGCEFADRCPDAEPECSTWRPEPVPLADTGTAACRRLSAPVGQGAEKRSHR; translated from the coding sequence ATGCTCCTCGACATCGAGAACCTCACCCTCGAATACCCCGGCACCGCCCGCCCCGTACTCAACCGCGTCTCCCTCCAGGTGGCGAGCGGCGAGGTAGTCGGCCTCGTCGGGGAATCCGGCTCCGGCAAGTCGACCACCGCCAAAGCCGCGTTGCGCACCCACCCCGGCGCGGCGGCGGTCTCCGGCGCGGTGCGCGTCGACGGCACGGATGTCCTCGCCCTGACCGGGGAGGCCCTGCGCCTGCACCGGGCCCGCACGGTCGCCATGGTCCACCAGGACCCGCGCTCCGCGCTGAACCCGGTCCGCCGCGTCGGGGACTTCCTCGCCGAACGGCTCTCGGGGACCGGGCTCGGCGGGAAGGCGGCCCGCACCCGGGCCGTCGAACTCCTCGGCACGGTCGGCATCCCCGATCCGCGACGGCGCGCCCGTCAACGCCCGCACGAACTGTCCGGGGGCATGCTCCAGCGCGTCGTGATCGCCGGAGCCCTGGCCGCCGGACCGAAGCTGCTCCTCGCGGACGAGGCGACCAGCGCCCTCGACGTCACCACCCAGGCCGAGATCCTCGCCCTCCTGCGTACCCTGCGCGCCGAACGTGGCCTGGGGCTCCTGTTCATCACGCACGATCTCCAGCTGGCCGCCGCGTACTGCGACCGGGTGTATGTGATGTACGCGGGACGGATCGTCGAGGAGCGGCCCGCCGGGGACCTCTTCGACCGGCCCCGCCACCCCTACACGAAGGGTCTGCTGGCCTGCTCCCCGACGCTGGGGGCGAGCGGGAGGGAGATCCGTCCGATCCCGGGCCGTCCGCCGTCGCTGGCGGACGCCTTCAGCGGCTGCGAGTTCGCCGACCGCTGCCCGGACGCCGAACCGGAGTGCTCGACCTGGCGGCCCGAACCCGTGCCGCTGGCCGACACGGGCACGGCGGCCTGCCGCCGCCTGTCCGCGCCGGTGGGCCAGGGCGCCGAGAAGAGGAGTCACCGATGA
- a CDS encoding ABC transporter permease → MSALTLAPAGRRSGRNRPPTGVVIAGTTLVLVVLAALLAPLLAPYAPDAIDLSASLVGTGPQHPLGTDSSGQDLLSRVLYGARTSLIAPALLLAIAAVLGVTLGTLAAWRGGWVDTVVSRLTDVMYAFPGLLFTVLIIAVFGTGTTTSVIALGLAYTPTVAKYTRSVALSERHKPYIDAYRVQGMGGARICARYLVPNLGRSITGYLVVLFGEALMSLATLSYLGFGAQPPSSDWGLMVQEGQAAVVQGALLPALVPGVAIALVVVSFNVVGVWAADRLGTRR, encoded by the coding sequence ATGAGCGCGCTCACCCTTGCCCCCGCCGGGCGAAGGAGCGGAAGGAACCGGCCCCCGACAGGCGTCGTGATCGCGGGCACGACACTCGTCCTCGTCGTCCTCGCGGCACTCCTCGCACCCCTGCTCGCACCGTACGCACCCGATGCCATCGACCTCTCCGCGTCACTGGTGGGAACCGGCCCGCAACATCCGCTCGGCACCGACTCCTCCGGACAGGACCTCCTCTCCAGGGTGCTGTACGGAGCCCGCACCAGCCTGATCGCCCCCGCGCTGCTGCTGGCCATCGCGGCCGTCCTCGGCGTCACCCTCGGCACGCTCGCCGCATGGCGCGGCGGCTGGGTGGACACCGTCGTCTCCCGCCTCACCGACGTGATGTACGCCTTCCCCGGGCTGCTGTTCACCGTGCTGATCATCGCGGTCTTCGGCACCGGGACGACGACCTCGGTCATCGCGCTGGGCCTCGCCTACACGCCGACCGTCGCCAAGTACACGCGCTCGGTGGCACTCTCCGAACGCCACAAGCCCTACATCGACGCCTACCGCGTCCAGGGCATGGGCGGCGCCCGGATCTGCGCCCGCTATCTCGTCCCCAACCTCGGCCGGTCGATCACCGGATATCTGGTGGTGCTGTTCGGCGAGGCCCTGATGTCCCTGGCCACGCTCTCCTATCTGGGCTTCGGCGCCCAGCCACCGAGCTCCGACTGGGGTCTGATGGTGCAGGAGGGACAGGCCGCCGTCGTCCAGGGCGCGCTCCTGCCCGCCCTGGTACCCGGCGTCGCCATCGCCCTGGTCGTGGTCTCCTTCAACGTCGTCGGGGTCTGGGCCGCCGACCGACTCGGCACCAGGAGGTAG
- a CDS encoding ABC transporter permease, with product MLARISRRLAGLLATLVAASFVIFAAVYAAPGDPAVFLAGGRDKLSPEKLELVRAQYHLDEPLVVQYGRWLGDCLQLDLGRSFKYSDQVADLLAARFPTTLALVAYATVLFVVLGVGAGVLAAVRRGTWIDSAIVGGTTLAASVPSFVSAIALVAVLGVQLGWFPVSGSGTGLAGTVHHLTLPALSLALGALALISRVTRQSMVDAGTADHVEVARASGVRERDIVVRHILRNALGPIVTMCGLVMAGMLAGTVVVETAFGISGIGSLLVGAINTHDFPVAQAVLLVMVTGYMVVTTLVDLAHPLLDPRVKGTAA from the coding sequence ATGCTCGCCCGGATCTCCCGGCGACTGGCCGGACTGCTGGCCACACTCGTCGCCGCCTCGTTCGTCATCTTCGCCGCCGTGTACGCGGCACCCGGCGACCCCGCCGTGTTCCTGGCCGGGGGCCGCGACAAACTCTCCCCGGAGAAGCTGGAGCTGGTCCGGGCCCAGTACCACCTCGACGAACCTCTCGTCGTGCAGTACGGGCGCTGGCTCGGGGACTGCCTCCAGCTCGACCTCGGCCGCTCCTTCAAGTACAGCGACCAGGTCGCCGATCTGCTGGCCGCCCGCTTCCCCACGACACTCGCCCTCGTCGCGTACGCGACCGTGCTCTTCGTCGTCCTCGGGGTCGGCGCGGGTGTCCTCGCCGCCGTGCGCCGCGGCACCTGGATCGACTCGGCGATCGTCGGCGGGACGACCCTGGCCGCCTCCGTCCCCTCGTTCGTCTCCGCGATCGCCCTGGTCGCGGTCCTCGGCGTCCAGCTCGGCTGGTTCCCGGTGTCCGGCAGCGGCACGGGACTCGCCGGTACGGTGCACCACCTGACACTCCCCGCGCTGTCCCTGGCGCTCGGCGCGCTCGCCCTGATCAGCCGGGTGACCCGGCAGTCGATGGTCGACGCGGGCACCGCCGACCACGTCGAGGTCGCCCGCGCCAGCGGTGTCCGCGAACGGGACATCGTGGTCCGGCACATCCTGCGCAACGCGCTCGGCCCGATCGTCACCATGTGCGGTCTGGTCATGGCGGGCATGCTGGCCGGCACGGTCGTCGTGGAGACCGCCTTCGGGATCAGCGGCATCGGCTCGCTCCTCGTCGGCGCGATCAACACCCATGACTTCCCCGTCGCGCAGGCCGTGCTCCTCGTCATGGTGACCGGATACATGGTCGTGACCACCCTCGTCGACCTGGCCCATCCGCTGCTCGACCCCCGGGTGAAAGGAACCGCCGCATGA
- a CDS encoding ABC transporter substrate-binding protein, with the protein MTHASSRTKALAAGLVTAVTLAAAGCSGATRDTTDGSGTADAATLALTPVTTPAKGALASADWLLEDEPDSLDLDTQGTSAGRVVLTNVCERLYQLQPDMSTKPFLAQKAETPDDKTLVLTLRAGVTFHDGTPMTADDVLWSLQRHADPDMEQGDEFANIAAMRKTGDRRITITFKTPDAMFFKALAGDAGIVWNKEQVEKAGEDFGTPGQPDACTGPYRLSDWKSGNSITIERYDDYWGRKPLTKQVTFRWAADSALVNALTTGAADGAYAESPNTAAALKNKKGVEQHYGPSTASLVLIPTERGGLKDPKVRRALSLALDREGIAASGYGGMVQPWGTPVGSGAWGYAKPVFEAAQKAVAHAPASPSTEDLSTARELVKKSGADPAEPIVIGTDSSQGRSVVANAVRAALQRIGLKGQIKTVPAAQFEQFYSAPQERADIDVLVGDWYISKADPMGFYDNALSDSSNNWVGFKDDAYDAKVRKALATLDDAERAKLTVDIQKTFTDAAVWISVAQVPSVLVLNKDMTGPPASMAYLYYPWAAELGAKKG; encoded by the coding sequence ATGACCCACGCCTCTTCAAGAACCAAGGCCCTGGCCGCGGGCCTCGTCACGGCCGTGACCCTCGCCGCCGCCGGATGCAGCGGAGCCACCCGGGACACCACGGACGGCTCCGGCACCGCCGACGCCGCAACGCTCGCACTCACCCCGGTCACCACCCCGGCCAAGGGCGCGCTCGCAAGCGCCGACTGGCTCCTGGAGGACGAGCCGGACTCCCTCGATCTGGACACCCAGGGCACCAGCGCGGGCCGCGTCGTCCTCACCAATGTCTGCGAGCGGCTCTACCAGCTGCAACCGGACATGTCGACGAAACCCTTCCTCGCACAGAAGGCCGAGACCCCCGACGACAAGACCCTCGTACTGACACTGCGCGCCGGTGTCACCTTCCACGACGGCACCCCGATGACCGCCGACGACGTGCTGTGGAGCCTTCAGCGGCACGCCGACCCCGACATGGAACAGGGCGACGAGTTCGCCAACATCGCCGCGATGCGCAAGACCGGCGACCGCCGGATCACGATCACCTTCAAGACGCCGGACGCCATGTTCTTCAAGGCCCTCGCCGGTGACGCGGGCATCGTCTGGAACAAGGAGCAGGTCGAGAAGGCGGGCGAGGACTTCGGGACACCGGGACAGCCCGACGCCTGCACCGGCCCGTACCGGCTGAGCGACTGGAAGTCCGGCAACTCGATCACCATCGAGCGCTACGACGACTACTGGGGCAGGAAACCGCTCACCAAGCAGGTCACCTTCCGTTGGGCCGCCGACAGCGCCCTCGTCAACGCCCTGACGACCGGGGCCGCCGACGGCGCGTACGCCGAGTCGCCCAACACCGCGGCCGCGCTGAAGAACAAGAAGGGCGTCGAGCAGCACTACGGGCCCTCCACCGCCTCCCTCGTCCTCATCCCGACCGAGCGCGGCGGGCTCAAGGACCCCAAAGTCCGCCGGGCGCTCTCCCTCGCGCTGGACCGTGAGGGCATCGCCGCGTCCGGCTACGGCGGCATGGTCCAGCCCTGGGGCACCCCGGTCGGCTCCGGCGCCTGGGGCTACGCGAAGCCCGTCTTCGAAGCCGCCCAGAAAGCCGTCGCCCACGCCCCCGCCAGCCCGAGCACCGAGGATCTCAGCACCGCCAGGGAGCTGGTGAAGAAGTCGGGAGCCGACCCCGCCGAACCGATCGTGATCGGCACGGACTCCAGCCAGGGCCGTTCCGTCGTCGCCAACGCCGTCCGCGCCGCGCTCCAGCGGATCGGCCTCAAGGGGCAGATCAAGACGGTTCCCGCCGCACAGTTCGAGCAGTTCTACAGCGCCCCCCAGGAACGCGCCGACATCGATGTACTCGTCGGAGACTGGTACATCTCCAAGGCCGACCCCATGGGCTTCTACGACAACGCCCTGTCCGACTCCTCCAACAACTGGGTCGGCTTCAAGGACGACGCCTACGACGCCAAGGTGAGGAAAGCGCTCGCCACACTCGACGACGCCGAGCGCGCGAAGCTCACGGTCGACATCCAGAAGACGTTCACGGACGCGGCCGTCTGGATCTCGGTGGCCCAGGTGCCGTCCGTACTCGTCCTCAACAAGGACATGACCGGGCCGCCCGCCTCCATGGCCTACCTCTACTACCCGTGGGCCGCCGAGCTCGGCGCGAAGAAGGGCTGA